In the Paramormyrops kingsleyae isolate MSU_618 chromosome 6, PKINGS_0.4, whole genome shotgun sequence genome, one interval contains:
- the LOC140577524 gene encoding cytosolic sulfotransferase 3-like, which yields MELSRPELFDFCGVSMIHCFTENWDKVQNFKARPDDIVIATYAKAGTTWVSQILDLLYFGKSDPGRQTSIPIYERVPFLEMSIPKFFMGAELAEKMTTVPRIIKTHFPVQFMPKSFWEENCKIIYVARNAKDNVVSFFHFDRMNMVQPEPGDWPSYLQRFQEGKVVFGSWYDHVKGWWEKKQTYANIHYMFYEDLIEDTAQEIEKICSFLNISPTQEEKGRVRREVGFDAMKKNEMTNYSTLGVFDFKISPFMRKGKVSDWKNHFTVAQKDFIKLLNQKKMTNTTLRFRTEI from the exons ATGGAACTCAGTCGCCCAGAGTTGTTTGATTTTTGCGGTGTGTCCATGATTCACTGCTTCACTGAAAACTGGGACAAAGTGCAGAATTTCAAGGCCAGACCTGATGACATTGTGATCGCAACCTATGCTAAAGCAG GTACAACCTGGGTTTCCCAGATTTTGGACCTGCTGTACTTTGGAAAGTCTGATCCTGGCCGCCAGACCTCCATTCCTATATATGAAAGAGTTCCTTTCCTAGAGATGAGCATCCCAAAATTTTTTATGG GTGCAGAATTGGCAGAAAAGATGACCACAGTTCCTCGcatcatcaaaacacattttcctgttcAGTTCATGCCCAAGTCCTTCTGGGAAGAAAACTGCAAG ATCATTTATGTGGCCCGTAATGCTAAAGACAATGTTGTGTCCTTCTTTCACTTTGACCGTATGAACATGGTGCAACCTGAACCTGGAGACTGGCCCAGTTATCTGCAGAGGTTTCAGGAGGGAAAAG TGGTGTTTGGCTCATGGTACGACCATGTGAAAGGATGGTGGGAGAAAAAGCAGACATACGCCAACATCCACTACATGTTCTACGAAGACCTCATTGAG GACACAGCCCAGGAGATAGAGAAGATCTGCTCCTTCCTGAACATCTCACCAACGCAGGAGGAAAAAGGCCGTGTTAGAAGAGAGGTGGGATTCGATGCCATGAAGAAGAATGAAATGACCAACTACTCCACCCTTGGTGTATTTGATTTCAAAATATCACCATTCATGCGAAAAG GAAAGGTTTCTGACTGGAAAAACCATTTCACTGTGGCTCAGAAAGACTTCATCAAATTGCTCAATCAGAAAAAGATGACAAACACCACCCTCAGGTTCAGGACAGAAATATAG